The segment GGTTTTCCTCCTTTGTGCTCGTTGTCATTTAGGTATTATAAAGCTGATAAGTGAACTAGAAGAACGAGTTATTGAAGACACTGACACTTAGTGTCACAGAAATTGTATGTCTTTCAAGAgagttttatttataaaaaattattcctATTTTTTGGCTTTTGGTGAAAATTTACTAATATAGATATGCTGAATGAACTGTTTTTAACTGTATTTTTTTCTGTTTATTAATGATTGTCAAAATTTATTTCTGTTTTATTTCGCTTGATTCGTGACTTGAATATCTTCATGTGTCTTTTTATTCTAAGCCCTAGTGGGCATGTTTGACGGTGTCCATGTGGTTCTTGGTCGTATCTTGGTTGTTTGCTCCTTTCCTCTTCAATCCTTCGGGATTTGAGTGGCAGAAGATAGTGGACGACTGGGATGACTGGACAAAATGGATTAGTAGCCGAGGTGGTATTGGTGTTCCGGCGACTAAGAGCTGGGAGTCATGGTGGGATGAAGAGCAAGAGCACCTGCAGTACACTGGGTGGTTAGGACGGTTCTGGGAGGTCATTCTCGCTCTCTGGTTCTTCGTTTACCAGTATGGTATCGTCTATCATCTCCATGTATCCCAAGGGAGCAAGAGCATCATCGTACGTTCATACCTTCTGCCTCTATATTGACATTCTTGAAGTTGCATCGAGTGATACTCCCCTGAATTTTCAAGTTTGCAAACCTTAACAAAGTAAATACATACTGCATCGaaaaattctgaccgttcttCTTGTTCAAATTTGAATGTAGATATATGGCCTCTCGTGGCTCGTGATTGTTGCTGTGATGATCATCCTGAAGGTATAAAGTTTTATTCCTAATCATCATCCAAGTTCCCCCGCTTACTTCATGGAAATCAAACagctctttttatttttcttccccCTTCTCATGAGCTGATCGACACACACAACGTACGCAGATAGTGTCCATGGGAAGAAAGAAGTTCAGTGCCGATTTCCAGCTGATGTTCAGGCTTCTCAAACTCTTCCTCTTTATCGGGTCCATAGTCACTCTCGGTGTCCTCTTCACATTCCTCAGCCTCACCGTGGGAGACATCAATTCCCCAGCTTACTCGCCTTCATGCCGACTGGATGGACATTGCTTCAGCTGGTGCGCGTCTCTCCCCACTAATACAATCTGGACTTTTGATATCTCAACTCGGGGAATAGATATGTAGATTAATTACATAAAGATGCATAGTCTGTTAAGCTCACCCGTTCTTAGGTCTCGATCCCGGTATTAGTATCTCTTCTTGAAAGAAGAATATTTCTCCGAGATTGAAATTAGAAATGACTGTTTTGGTGTGTGTATTTGTCAGCAGATAGCACAAGCGTGGAGGCCATTGGTGAAGGGTCCGGGGATGTGGGGATCAGTGAAAGCACTCCGGAGAGGGTACGATTACTTGATAGGGCTTGTGATCTTCACTCCCCTGGCAGTCCTTGCTTGGTTCCCCTTCGTGTCCGAGATCTAGACGAGGCTGCTCTTCAACCAAGCCTTCAGCAGAGGTCTCCAAATCCAACGTATCCTCGCAGGTGGCAAGAAGCAGAAGTAATCAATCGCAGTAAGCTTAGCCCCCTATATATTCCTCATAACTGCTGATATATGCGTCACGCAACTCAGTGTATGTACTAAGAAAAAGACGTGGTGCACGGAAATAGAAAGGAAAGATATGTTCCCCAACAAGATATACTTCAATATTGAAGCACTGCTTATTTGCCCCTCTCATCATAGGTTTCCATCAAAATCGGCATTCCAAACTGGAATATTCATATGGCACAACACCGGAAACGAGTCGAAGAAAATTATGTACGTTGATTAGGGTGCCATGCAATTCAATCCAAAATAATGGATCCTAAAATCGGTGAAGGTACTTACTACTTGAACTGGCAGCGTCATGACTCCCTCGTATAGTGAGGAGACCGAGTATTCCAAGAGAGACCTTGAAATGGAGAACGAAGA is part of the Punica granatum isolate Tunisia-2019 unplaced genomic scaffold, ASM765513v2 Contig00001, whole genome shotgun sequence genome and harbors:
- the LOC116189725 gene encoding callose synthase 5-like, with the protein product MWFLVVSWLFAPFLFNPSGFEWQKIVDDWDDWTKWISSRGGIGVPATKSWESWWDEEQEHLQYTGWLGRFWEVILALWFFVYQYGIVYHLHVSQGSKSIIIYGLSWLVIVAVMIILKIAQAWRPLVKGPGMWGSVKALRRGYDYLIGLVIFTPLAVLAWFPFVSEI